In a genomic window of Trichoderma atroviride chromosome 4, complete sequence:
- a CDS encoding uncharacterized protein (EggNog:ENOG41~TransMembrane:2 (i157-177o189-208i)), with product MASDRSMELLRDELLRRARGDGRANTPTDRNQILAERRRTMLRDMQTDTEPDTTRRFPRRLLLPRLALGRRRGALGDEEAALESPKTPVIQSRQTNSSPLSAPQPAHLPGAPGANASPESMAPPYSEAQRQAGKKEKKKKFLFCFPYIKSRHVRVQIAQCFVAAMFLFSLLAVYLGITLTKHSVIGELNIMLIMIILLAAVFFCYSLVRLWMLVARGDPPEVPRAIDPRGYAVPRKPIRVVMAQDEEAAGVESEAMRMNPPAYGLWRESVRVDPNRFFWQRNEAAQAPASRPTTGPRPPSYASDDGVSYVVEAVPRSIAPSASASEPQPVHPSERGRAGQAPPN from the exons ATGGCGTCTGATAGAAGTATGGAGCTGCTGCGCGACGAGCTCCTTCGCCGAGCGCGGGGAGATGGACGAGCAAATACTCCTACAGACCGAAACCAGATCCTAGCAGAGCGCCGGCGAACTATGTTGCGGGACATGCAGACGGATACGGAGCCGGACACGACACGACGATTTCCTCGGCGGCTTTTGTTGCCTCGACTGGCATtggggagaagacgaggggCCTTGGGTGACGAAGAAGCCGCTCTAGAGAGCCCCAAGACTCCGGTCATTCAGTCTAGACAAACAAATTCCTCACCTCTGTCGGCTCCTCAGCCGGCTCACCTTCCGGGAGCGCCTGGCGCCAATGCATCTCCAGAGTCCATGGCGCCTCCATATTCAGAAGCCCAGCGACAGGCcggcaagaaggagaagaagaagaagttttTGTTCTGTTTCCCGTACATCAAGTCGAGACATGTGCGAGTGCAGATTGCTCAGTGCTTTGTGGCTGCgatgtttctcttttcgcTGCTGGCAGTGT ATTTGGGTATAACGCTAACGAAGCACTCTGTTATCGGCGAGTTGAACATCATGTTGATTATGATCATTCTCCTGGCGGCAGTCTTCTTCTGCTACAGCTTGGTCCGGTTATGGATGCTTGTTGCTCGCGGGGATCCTCCTGAAGTTCCTAGAGCGATAGATCCGCGCGGATATGCCGTTCCCCGTAAACCCATACGGGTGGTGATGGCCCAGGATGAGGAAGCTGCTGGGGTTGAGAGTGAGGCCATGAGGATGAACCCTCCTGCTTACGGACTCTGGCGAGAGAGTGTG CGAGTGGACCCGAATCGCTTTTTCTGGCAACGCAATGAGGCTGCTCAAGCTCCTGCTTCTCGGCCAACAACGGGACCGAGACCACCGTCGTACGCCTCTGACGATGGAGTATCATATGTGGTCGAAGCGGTGCCTCGCTCCATTGCTCCGTCAGCATCAGCGAGCGAGCCACAGCCGGTACATCCTTCAGAAAGAGGACGAGCTGGCCAGGCACCTCCGAACTGA
- a CDS encoding uncharacterized protein (EggNog:ENOG41~MEROPS:MER0001787), with protein MSFINTDSDNNSFVSHISIRSRRSRSRRRIYPRSNDDYMMGSPDPVPVRQRKEAKQQTPQEAIDEFWAKFTTRAPGKATTVIPQNPYTARVSRKNAKTASSSTTTQASYETAAAMCRAKVDKIVQECRRVNKKYRDPHFDLEADLKLVRRDCLESLSNFEPLDNPGKDFRPGSAKRVVEIFDKPQFYIEGPTANDVRQGRDGDCWLMSALCTLSNKKGLIERLCVAHDQDVGVYGFVFFRDGEWISEIVDDFLYLTKSDYDEKHWERVLFDELERSNPEEAYRRVYQSNSSALYFAQCQHPQETWLPLLEKCYAKAHGDYAAIEGGYGGEGIEDLTGGVTSEIFTTDILDKEYFWKELMKVNQDFLFGCSTGVWGANWGERKGILELHSYSIQKAVDINGKRLLRLKNPWGKGEWKGPWSDGSKEWTAEWLEKLDHRFGDDGDFWIAYEDLLQKYQAFERTRLFDDSWQVSQIWTTVNVPWMLDYHDTHFSLAITKPGPVVIVLAQLDDRYFRGLHGQYRFELAFRVHKAGHEDYLVRSQAPYRMRRSVNVELDLEAGEYDVRIKIDAVRLDDILPIETVIRKNAKKRREKLTRIGLAYDLAHSKGRVVETPEEKAAKEAHEKRVKDKELCEIKDRIIARRKDDHYLKMKQHVRSQKQEKKRKEKRKAQEAERRPMNGNSKEETEHKNNSHEQIDKSDENHEPPSSLNGAGSSKARRRVTMPSPPGDATDQSGSPPEHGLQKSLQASPYYESESDDGIESLSSLSDLSDRELDLQAQTFGGQLNRRPVTLSPPKFEDELDEFEKDPWNAVVVIGLRVYHKADEEDKNKEIIRLKVVRPSPYTDSDDDESTAATEEAKKEEQDSKSKGLDVDDSAKDATLEGGLKDRKKSIVGNGEA; from the exons ATGTCCTTCATCAACACCGACAGCGACAACAACAGCTTCGTATCTCATATCAGTATCCGCTCCAGACGGTCGCGATCCAGACGGCGCATTTATCCGAGAAGCAACGATGACTACATGATGGGGTCTCCTGATCCTGTCCCGGTGCGGCAGAGAAAGGAGGCGAAGCAGCAGACGCCGCAGGAGGCAATTGATGAGTTTTGGGCCAAGTTTACGACGAGGGCGCCGGGCAAAG CGACAACTGTGATACCGCAAAATCCATATACTGCTAGAGTGTCTAGAAAGAACGCCAAAACCGCATCCTCATCTACCACAACCCAAGCTTCTTACGAAACGGCAGCGGCTATGTGCCGAGCCAAAGTCGACAAGATTGTCCAAGAATGCCGCCGCGTCAACAAAAAGTACAGGGACCCGCACTTTGATCTCGAGGCCGATCTGAAGCTGGTTCGCCGGGACTGCCTGGAGTCTCTCTCCAACTTCGAGCCTCTCGACAACCCGGGCAAGGATTTTCGACCGGGAAGCGCCAAGCGTGTCGTGGAGATATTCGACAAGCCGCAGTTTTACATTGAAGGCCCGACGGCTAACGACGTGAGACaggggagagatggagactgCTGGCTCATGTCGGCGCTGTGTACGCTGAGCAACAAGAAGGGGTTGATTGAGAGGCTGTGCGTGGCGCATGATCAAGATGTGGGAGTTTACGgttttgtcttcttcagggATGGCGAGTGGATTTCGGAGATTGTAGATGACTTT CTCTATCTCACCAAATCGGACTACGATGAGAAGCACTGGGAACGGGTTCTCTTTGATGAGCTTGAGCGCTCCAATCCGGAAGAAGCCTACCGCAGAGTGTACCAGTCCAACAGCAGTGCTCTTTATTTTGCTCAGTGCCAGCATCCTCAGGAGACTTGGCTTCCGCTTCTTGAAAAGTGTTATGCAAAAGCGCACGGAGATTATGCTGCTATTGAGGGTGGGTATGGAGGCGAAGGCATCGAGGATCTCACAGGCGGGGTTACGTCTGAGATTTTTACCACTGACATTCTTGACAAG GAGTATTTTTGGAAGGAGCTGATGAAAGTGAACCAAGACTTTCTCTTTGGCTGTAGCACCGGGGTATGGGGAGCGAActggggagagagaaaaggcatcCTCGAGCTCCATTCCTACTCCATTCAGAAAGCCGTGGACATTAATGGTAAACGCCTGCTTCGACTGAAAAATCCTTGGGGAAAAGGAGAATGGAAAGGTCCTTGGA GCGACGGCTCCAAAGAATGGACTGCCGAATGGCTGGAGAAACTCGACCACCGATTTGGTGACGATGGTGACTTTTGGATTGCATACGAAGACTTGCTTCAGAAATATCAGGCTTTTGAGAGAACTCGGCTATTCGATGACAGCTGGCAAGTGTCTCAAATCTGGACTACCGTCAACGTTCCTTGGATGCTGGATTATCACGACACTCATTTCTCTTTGGCCATTACCAAACCTGGTCCAGTTGTGATTGTGCTAGCTCAGCTGGACGATCGTTACTTCCGTGGTCTTCACGGACAATACAGATTTGAGCTGGCGTTTCGGGTCCACAAAGCTGGGCACGAAGATTACCTTGTCCGCAGCCAAGCGCCATATCGCATGAGACGCTCGGTCAATGTCGAACTTGATTTGGAGGCGGGTGAATACGACGTTCGAATCAAGATTGATGCGGTTCGCCTTGACGACATTTTGCCTATTGAGACCGTCATTCGAAAGAACGCCAAGAAACGACGAGAAAAGCTGACGCGCATTGGTCTAGCGTACGATCTCGCACATAGCAAAGGTAGAGTTGTGGAAACTCCGGAagagaaggctgccaaggaagcGCATGAGAAACGcgtcaaagacaaagagcttTGTGAAATCAAAGATAGGATCATTGCTCGCCGCAAGGATGACCATTATCTCAAAATGAAGCAGCATGTCAGGAGtcaaaagcaagaaaagaaacgaaaagaaaagcggAAAGCTCAAGAAGCCGAAAGACGGCCAATGAATGGGAATAGCAAAGAGGAAACGGAGCACAAGAACAACTCTCACGAGCAAATTGACAAGTCAGACGAGAACCATGAGCCACCATCTTCGCTTAATGGAGCAGGATCATCAAAGGCAAGACGGAGAGTCACAATGCCAAGCCCACCTGGTGATGCAACTGATCAGTCAGGCTCACCACCGGAACACGGCCTACAGAAGTCATTACAAGCTTCTCCCTACTACGAATCTGAGAGCGACGATGGCATAGAGAGTCTATCTTCGTTGTCTGATCTTTCTGATCGCGAGCTGGACTTGCAGGCCCAAACTTTTGGAGGTCAGCTGAACAGACGCCCCGTTACGCTTTCGCCTCCAAAGTTTGAAGATGAGCTTGATGAGTTTGAGAAGGACCCTTGGAATGCGGTTGTCGTAATTGGACTGCGAGTCTACCAcaaagctgatgaagaagacaaaaacaaGGAGATCATTAGACTCAAGGTGGTACGCCCAAGCCCGTACACTGAttccgacgacgatgaaagcacggcggcgacggaagaagccaagaaagaggaacaagacTCAAAGAGCAAGGGCTTGGATGTTGACGACAGTGCCAAGGATGCGACGCTGGAAGGTGGACTGAAggacaggaagaagagcatcgtTGGCAATGGTGAGGCGTAG
- a CDS encoding uncharacterized protein (EggNog:ENOG41~TransMembrane:9 (o20-38i150-174o186-207i275-296o308-330i337-360o380-403i415-432o452-471i)), whose amino-acid sequence MNILQRAKIPKPMDEAGASWPAIAMGFFVAFGGVLYGYDTGTISGIMAMPYWKDLFSTGFRNSNGDLDITTSQESSIVSILSAGTFFGALASPPAGRLLRPPSRPHGLHLGLQPRRRPADDCHCHPHVPRWPLLCWFRFPLYQSETAPKWIRGAIVGAYQLAITIGLLLAAVVNNATANRPDSGSYRIPIAVQFAWSLVLFIGMIFLPETPRFLVRSGKLEKASAALSRMRRLDKAHPAVVAELGEIKANLDYESGVSKATYWDCFKPPILKRQFTGMALQALQQLTGINFIFYYGTRYFQNSGVSSGFTIAMITSAINVVSTIPGLLAIDKWGRRPLLLAGAIGMCVSQLIVAVCGTLSTGQSENGDIFVINAAGQQAAVAFVCIFIFFFASTWGPLAWVVTGEIFPLTTRAKSLSMSTATNWLLNWAIAYSTPYLVNYGEGFANLQSKIFFVWFGACFICIAHVWFFIYETKGLSLEQVDQLYTEVSSARKSTKWVPTETWEEHRQREPSVVGQVGDVRGEQEPKDDVPTVMMNSTHVEQRGSDLV is encoded by the exons ATGAACATCCTTCAGCGTGCCAAAATCCCCAAGCCCATGGATGAAGCAGGTGCCTCCTGgcccgccatcgccatgggcttcttcgtcgcctTTGGCGGTGTCCTCTACGG ATACGACACCGGCACCATCAgcggcatcatggccatgcccTACTGGAAAGACCTCTTCAGCACCGGCTTCCGCAACTCCAACGGTGACCTCGACATCACCACCTCCCAGGAATCCTccatcgtctccatcctGTCCGCGGGTACATTCTTCGGCGCCCTCGCCTCCCCCCCTGCTGGCCGACTTCTTCGGCCGCCGTCCCGCCCTCATGGTCTCCACCTGGGTCTTCAACCTCGGCGTCGTCCTGCAGACGATTGCCACTGCCATCCCCATGTTCCTCGCTGGCCGCTTCTTTGCTGGTTTCGGT TCCCCCTCTATCAGTCAGAAACAGCCCCCAAATGGATCCGcggcgccatcgtcggcgcctaccagctcgccatcaccatcggcctcctcctcgccgccgtcgtcaaCAACGCCACGGCCAACCGCCCCGACTCGGGCTCCTACCGCATCCCCATCGCCGTCCAGTTCGCCTGGTCCCTCGTGCTCTTCATCGGCATGATCTTCCTGCCCGAGACGCCGCGCTTCCTCGTCCGCTCCGGCAAGCTGGAAAAGGCCTCGGCGGCGCTCTCCCGCATGCGGCGCCTGGACAAGGCCCACCCGGCCGTCGTCGCGGAGCTCggcgagatcaaggccaaccTCGACTACGAGAGCGGCGTCAGCAAGGCCACCTACTGGGACTGCTTCAAGCCCCCGATCCTGAAGCGCCAGTTCACCGGCATGGCCCTGCaggccctgcagcagctgacgggcatcaacttcatcttctaCTACGGCACGCGCTACTTCCAGAACTCGGGCGTCTCCAGCGGCTTCACCATTGCCATGATCACCTCCGCCATCAACGTCGTCTCCACCATCCCCGGCCTCCTGGCCATTGACAAATGGGGCCGTCGCCCTCTGCTCCTCGCCGGCGCCATCGGCATGTGTGTCTCCCAGctcatcgtcgccgtctGCGGCACCCTTTCCACCGGCCAGAGCGAAAACGGCGACATCTTTGTCATAAATGCCGCCGGCCAGCAAGCCGCCGTGGCCTTTgtctgcatcttcatcttcttcttcgccagcACTTGGGGTCCTCTCGCATGGGTCGTCACCGGCGAAATCTTCCCGCTCACCACGCGTGCCAAGTCTCTCAGCATGTCCACCGCCACCAACTGGCTCCTCAACTGGGCCATCGCCTACTCCACCCCCTATCTGGTCAACTATGGCGAGGGCTTCGCCAACCTCCAGTCCAAGATCTTCTTTGTCTGGTTTGGCGCTTGCTTCATCTGCATTGCTCACGTCTGGTTCTTCATCTACGAAACCAAGGGTCTCAGTCTGGAACAGGTCGACCAGCTCTACACCGAAGTGTCTAGTGCCCGCAAGTCTACCAAGTGGGTTCCTACCGAGACTTGGGAAGAGCACCGTCAACGCGAGCCTTCGGTAGTTGGTCAAGTCGGCGATGTCAGAGGGGAGCAGGAACCAAAGGATGATGTGCCCACTGTAATGATGAACTCGACCCATGTTGAGCAGCGTGGAAGTGACTTGGTGTAG